The proteins below are encoded in one region of Triticum aestivum cultivar Chinese Spring chromosome 1B, IWGSC CS RefSeq v2.1, whole genome shotgun sequence:
- the LOC123103386 gene encoding disease resistance protein RPM1 has product MAEAVVGQLVVTLGGALAKEAAIFGGALLGKEAAALRGLFGKICDSKVELESMQAYLQEAERFKDTDKTTAIFVGQVRGLAFQIEDVVDEFTYKLEDCRHGGFAGKMKKRLKHIKTWRRLAAKLQEIKAQLQDANRRKKDYAVTGRFASSARSTNQGQALHFTRDEDLVGIEENRDRLIRWLTVSGGSGHGLEQSSSKVTSVWGMPGVGKTTLVAHVYNTVKVNFDAAAWVTVSESYRIEDLLKKIAAQFGITVDVADIEMRDIAESIHNYLQGKKFIMVLDDVWAARVWSEIRNVFPTSNCTGRYVIISRKHEVSLLATRESAIHLEPLHAHHSWELFCKGAFWNDDGKECPLELQELTWKFIAKCQGLPIAIACIGRLLSCKPPTSAEWENVYRGLDSQLTKDAIPDAHMILKVSLEDLPYDLKNCFLHCALFQQDYVLKRRRITRQWIAAGFIREKENKTLEEMAEGYLAELVNRSLLQVVKRNHAGRLKHCQMHDVIGLLALNKAKEECFGKFYDGYGSGAFSVEGARRISVQGENLEQLSRSGAKQLRALHVFGRYINIDLPKPILRFSNFLSMLDLQGSCIKMLPNEVFSLFSLRYLGLRDTNLESLPEAVGKLWKEVLDAVHSKLTCLPNSVVKLKKLRCLRAFTTSRSKIGRIRGVKVPSGIHHLAGLRALQSIEASPEFLREVGALTELRTFGVCNVRSEHSSYLGNAITRMSHLIHLDVGAATEDEVLRLEGLYLPSTLSLLGLTGQLNKTSTPQHFSSWSLLNSVTRLYLAFSNIDEGTFSCLCVLRALSTLELVQAFEGKRLDFYAASFPKLRFLHIWGAAQLNQVGIEEGAMQNLVELWFTECPELKFLPDGIQHLAALEKLLLKDTSEELVEKLRQKRDSDECNEDVMKISRIRNVTVELSQKGLWKRIRWSSLFTRSWAVACQAHADHLDHNLNENLGYSLD; this is encoded by the exons ATGGCGGAGGCTGTTGTCGGGCAGCTAGTGGTCACGCTGGGGGGTGCACTGGCAAAAGAGGCGGCGATCTTTGGCGGGGCCCTGCTCGGCAAGGAAGCCGCCGCCCTCAGGGGCCTCTTCGGCAAGATCTGTGACTCCAAGGTGGAGCTGGAGAGCATGCAGGCCTACCTGCAGGAGGCAGAGCGATTTAAGGACACAGACAAGACCACCGCCATCTTTGTCGGCCAGGTCAGGGGCCTAGCTTTCCAGATCGAGGATGTCGTTGACGAGTTCACCTACAAGCTGGAGGACTGCAGGCATGGAGGGTTTGCAGgcaagatgaagaagaggctcaagcATATCAAGACCTGGCGCCGCCTAGCGGCCAAGCTCCAAGAAATCAAAGCCCAGCTACAGGATGCCAACCGGAGAAAGAAGGATTACGCCGTCACTGGCAGATTTGCTTCTTCTGCTAGATCGACGAATCAAGGTCAAGCTCTTCACTTCACCAGGGATGAGGACCTTGTGGGGATAGAGGAGAACAGGGACAGGTTGATACGGTGGCTGACCGTCAGCGGTGGTAGTGGTCATGGtctagagcagagcagcagcaaggTTACCTCGGTATGGGGGATGCCTGGTGTTGGTAAAACCACTCTGGTTGCTCATGTGTACAACACCGTGAAAGTGAATTTCGACGCGGCAGCGTGGGTAACTGTGTCGGAGAGTTACCGTATTGAGGATCTGCTGAAGAAGATTGCCGCCCAGTTCGGCATCACAGTCGACGTCGCCGACATTGAGATGAGAGACATAGCAGAGTCCatccacaactaccttcaaggtaAAAAGTTCATCATGGTCCTGGATGATGTATGGGCTGCGCGCGTGTGGTCCGAGATAAGGAATGTCTTCCCAACGTCTAACTGTACCGGCCGATATGTTATCATATCAAGAAAGCATGAAGTGTCACTGTTGGCAACTAGGGAGTCTGCAATTCACTTGGAACCGCTACACGCTCATCATTCCTGGGAGTTATTCTGCAAAGGAGCATTTTGGAATGATGATGGTAAAGAGTGCCCATTGGAGTTGCAGGAACTGACTTGGAAGTTCATAGCAAAGTGTCAAGGCTTGCCTATTGCTATTGCATGCATTGGCCGCCTACTATCCTGCAAACCCCCAACTTCTGCTGAGTGGGAGAATGTGTACAGGGGTTTGGATTCGCAGTTGACGAAAGATGCGATCCCTGATGCTCATATGATCCTAAAGGTCAGTTTGGAGGACCTTCCGTATGATTTGAAAAATTGTTTCTTACACTGTGCACTATTTCAACAAGATTATGTATTAAAGAGGAGAAGGATAACGAGGCAGTGGATTGCGGCTGGGTTTATTAGGGAAAAGGAGAACAAAACGTTGGAGGAAATGGCAGAGGGATACTTGGCTGAGCTTGTGAACCGAAGCCTATTACAGGTTGTGAAGAGGAATCATGCCGGGCGACTGAAACACTGCCAGATGCATGATGTCATAGGACTTCTTGCCCTGAATAAAGCCAAGGAGGAGTGCTTTGGTAAATTTTATGATGGCTATGGTAGTGGGGCATTCTCTGTAGAGGGTGCACGTCGCATATCAGTCCAGGGGGAAAACCTTGAACAACTGAGCCGATCTGGTGCAAAACAACTCCGTGCACTCCATGTTTTTGGAAGGTATATCAATATTGATTTGCCGAAGCCTATCTTAAGATTTTCGAATTTCCTGTCGATGTTGGATCTGCAAGGTTCATGTATCAAAATGCTGCCCAATGAAGTATTTAGCTTGTTTAGTCTGCGGTATTTGGGTCTtagagataccaatctcgaaagccTGCCTGAAGCAGTGGGGAAGTTATGGAAGGAAGTCTTGGATGCTGTGCATTCTAAGCTGACGTGTTTGCCAAACAGTGTTGTAAAACTTAAAAAATTGAGATGCCTGCGTGCATTTACTACCAGCAGATCAAAAATTGGAAGAATACGTGGGGTCAAGGTGCCTAGTGGTATACATCACTTGGCAGGACTGCGGGCTCTTCAGTCCATCGAAGCCAGTCCAGAGTTTCTGCGTGAAGTTGGAGCTCTGACAGAGCTAAGAACATTCGGTGTCTGCAACGTGAGAAGCGAACACTCTTCTTACTTGGGCAATGCTATCACCAGAATGAGCCATCTTATTCATCTCGATGTTGGGGCTGCAACTGAGGATGAGGTGCTGCGGCTGGAAGGGCTATATTTACCTTCAACCCTTTCTCTGCTTGGTTTAACAGGGCAGCTAAACAAAACATCGACGCCTCAACATTTCTCTTCCTGGTCACTTCTTAATAGCGTCACCCGGTTGTACCTGGCATTCTCCAATATTGATGAGGGAACCTTTTCATGTCTGTGTGTGTTACGTGCTCTAAGCACCCTTGAGCTAGTGCAGGCTTTTGAAGGGAAGAGGTTGGATTTTTATGCAGCGTCATTTCCAAAACTTCGGTTCTTACACATATGGGGTGCTGCACAACTCAACCAAGTGGGAATAGAGGAGGGCGCAATGCAAAACCTTGTCGAGCTATGGTTCACAGAGTGTCCTGAGCTAAAGTTTCTTCCAGATGGCATCCAACACCTTGCAGCCCTTGAGAAATTACTTCTGAAAGACACATCAGAAGAGCTAGTAGAGAAACTCCGGCAAAAGAGAGATTCAGATGAATGCAATGAAGATGTAATGAAGATTAGCCGCATAAGGAATGTTACAGTGGAATTGAGCCAAAAAGGACTTTGGAAAAGGATTAGGTGGTCATCGCTATTCACAAG ATCCTGGGCTGTAGCATGTCAAGCACATGCTGATCACTTGGATCATAATCTCAATGAAAATCTGGGCTATTCCTTGGATTGA
- the LOC123084140 gene encoding disease resistance protein RPM1 translates to MAEAILLAVSKIGAVILNQAVTDVVQKLSKVAALKELPTKVTRINVELTTMNNIILDLGTTHLSNNVIKGWIGNVRDLAYRVEDVIDKYSYEALKLKDEGFLQRYIFRGSRHIKVFSQIAEEIENIEKDIMQIKELPKYWRDTVQPRNNDHAKIDKTRSGSCFPGLFSDEDLVGIDENRSKLTEWLSTDDKGSSVITVSGMGGLGKTTLVKNVYDREKVNFPDAHAWIVVSQAYDVVDLLGSLLTKLQLTQGTQSPLSMDAKANVYDLTEAIRKTLQDRKCLIVLDDVWDKDAYTQMCNAFQGLQGSRVVITTRKEDVAALASPRRRLVLQPLGSAESFKLFCSRAFHNSPNHECPPELKAVAVDVVKKCHGLPLAIISSGSLLSTKQPTEYVWNQMFEQLRDEFKGDNNVQAILNLSYHDLPGDLRNCFLYCSLFPEDYAMSRESLVRLWVAEGFVMRKGNNMPEEVAEGNLMELIGRNMLEVVEWDELFRVSKCKMHDIVRDLALAVAKKERFGSANDSGEMISMEKEVRRLSTSSGWTADPRVEFPRLRTIMSLATASSSTNMLSSVFSGSSYLTVLELQDSAITEVPASIGNLFNLRYIGLRRTNVQSLPDTIEKLLNLETLDIKQTRVEKLPPGIVKVEKLRHLFADRFADEKQTEFRYFVGIEAPHMISNFQELQTLETVHASKDMSMELKKMRKLQTVWVDNINASNCDDLFKTLSDMPLLSSLLLSAYDETEKLSFQSLVPISKKLHRLIVRGGWADGTLKCPIFQGHGRNLKYLALSWCNLGKEDPLQLLASHLPALTYLSLNRVSSAAILVLSAGSFSKLKTLVLKCMPNVKQLEIEEGAIPHIDGIYIVSLSELNTVPHGIESLGTLKKLWMLGLHKDFKAQWNLNQMHNKMKHVPELRS, encoded by the coding sequence ATGGCGGAGGCTATACTCCTTGCCGTGTCAAAGATTGGGGCAGTCATTTTGAATCAAGCAGTCACGGATGTGGTACAGAAGCTATCGAAGGTTGCAGCTCTAAAGGAATTGCCAACAAAAGTTACAAGAATCAATGTAGAATTGACGACCATGAATAATATAATTCTTGATTTGGGCACAACACATCTCAGTAACAATGTCATCAAGGGTTGGATTGGAAATGTAAGAGATCTGGCTTACCGTGTTGAGGATGTAATTGATAAATACTCATATGAGGCTCTTAAGCTCAAGGACGAAGGCTTCCTGCAACGGTACATCTTCAGAGGTTCTCGCCATATAAAGGTCTTTAGTCAAATTGCTGAGGAAATTGAGAATATAGAGAAGGATATCATGCAGATCAAAGAGTTGCCTAAATATTGGAGGGACACAGTGCAACCCAGAAATAATGATCATGCAAAGATTGATAAGACGCGGTCTGGTAGCTGCTTTCCAGGACTCTTTAGTGATGAGGATCTTGTGGGGATTGATGAAAATAGGAGCAAGCTGACTGAATGGTTGAGCACTGATGATAAAGGAAGCTCGGTGATAACAGTTTCTGGTATGGGAGGCTTGGGGAAAACAACCCTTGTAAAGAATGTGTATGATAGGGAGAAAGTCAACTTCCCTGATGCACATGCTTGGATTGTGGTGTCACAGGCATATGATGTAGTTGATTTGCTGGGGTCATTGCTCACCAAGCTACAGCTCACACAAGGGACACAATCTCCTCTTAGCATGGATGCCAAAGCTAATGTTTATGACTTAACAGAGGCAATAAGGAAGACACTGCAAGATAGGAAGTGTTTAATCGTGCTTGATGATGTGTGGGACAAAGATGCATATACTCAGATGTGCAATGCTTTCCAGGGTCTCCAAGGAAGTCGTGTTGTGATCACAACACGGAAGGAAGATGTTGCCGCTCTTGCTTCACCTAGGCGTCGCCTAGTACTCCAACCATTGGGTAGTGCCGAGTCATTCAAGCTATTTTGCTCAAGGGCTTTCCACAACAGCCCAAACCACGAGTGCCCACCGGAGCTCAAGGCAGTGGCTGTTGATGTTGTTAAGAAGTGTCATGGGCTGCCATTGGCCATTATATCTTCTGGCAGCCTATTGTCTACGAAGCAACCAACAGAGTATGTATGGAATCAGATGTTCGAACAACTTCGGGACGAGTTTAAAGGGGATAACAATGTCCAAGCTATACTTAATCTGAGCTACCATGACTTGCCAGGTGATCTTAGGAACTGCTTCCTGTATTGCAGCTTGTTCCCTGAAGATTATGCAATGTCACGGGAGAGCCTTGTGCGGTTGTGGGTTGCTGAAGGATTCGTGATGAGGAAAGGAAACAACATGCCAGAAGAAGTGGCTGAGGGAAATCTGATGGAACTCATCGGCCGGAATATGTTGGAAGTTGTGGAGTGGGATGAGCTCTTCAGGGTTAGTAAATGTAAGATGCATGACATTGTCCGTGACCTGGCTCTTGCTGTGGCGAAAAAGGAGAGGTTTGGCTCTGCAAATGATTCGGGTGAAATGATTAGCATGGAAAAAGAAGTTCGTCGATTATCGACATCAAGTGGTTGGACCGCAGATCCAAGAGTGGAATTTCCTCGGCTACGTACCATCATGTCTCTTGCAACAGCTTCGTCCTCTACCAACATGCTTTCCTCTGTTTTCTCTGGATCTAGCTACCTTACTGTTCTCGAGCTTCAAGACTCTGCAATAACTGAAGTGCCAGCATCCATCGGGAATCTGTTCAACCTTCGCTACATTGGATTAAGGCGTACCAATGTCCAGTCACTGCCAGACACCATAGAAAAACTCTTGAACCTCGAGACATTGGACATCAAGCAAACAAGAGTAGAAAAGCTCCCACCAGGAATTGTAAAAGTTGAGAAGCTGCGACACCTTTTTGCAGACAGGTTTGCTGATGAGAAGCAGACCGAGTTCCGATACTTTGTCGGGATCGAAGCGCCTCATATGATTTCCAACTTTCAAGAACTGCAAACTCTCGAGACCGTCCATGCCAGCAAAGACATGTCCATGGagttgaagaaaatgaggaagttgCAAACTGTTTGGGTTGATAATATTAATGCATCTAACTGTGATGACCTTTTCAAAACCCTCTCAGATATGCCCCTGCTTTCCAGCTTACTTCTCTCTGCATATGATGAGACCGAGAAACTTTCTTTTCAGTCACTAGTGCCAATTTCCAAGAAGCTCCACAGACTAATCGTTAGAGGTGGTTGGGCTGATGGGACACTCAAGTGCCCAATATTTCAGGGCCATGGGAGGAATCTCAAGTACTTGGCTCTAAGTTGGTGCAATCTTGGGAAAGAAGATCCGCTGCAGTTGTTGGCATCTCATCTGCCAGCTCTAACTTATCTCAGTCTTAACAGGGTGAGTAGTGCAGCAATATTGGTCCTTTCTGCCGGGTCCTTTTCTAAGCTGAAGACACTCGTCTTGAAGTGCATGCCTAATGTCAAGCAACTGGAGATTGAAGAGGGTGCCATTCCACACATTGATGGGATCTACATCGTGTCGCTCTCGGAGCTGAATACGGTCCCTCATGGCATTGAATCCCTTGGAACCCTCAAGAAGCTCTGGATGCTGGGACTGCACAAGGACTTCAAGGCCCAGTGGAATCTGAACCAGATGCACAACAAGATGAAGCATGTTCCAGAGCTCCGTTCCTAG